Below is a window of Acidobacteriota bacterium DNA.
CCTAGTCAGGAGAAGCAGATGCAATATCACCACACCGATGAGGCTCCGAAGGCCATCGGACCGTATTCTCAGGCAGTGAGCAGAGGGATGATCCTCGCGACCTCGGGTCAGATTCCGATAGATCCGACGACCAACCAGATGGTGGAAGGCTCGTTCGAAGATAAGGCGAGACGCGTGTTCGAGAATCTCGCTGCTGTGCTTCGTTCCGCTGGTGCTGATTTCAGCGACGTGATCCGGGCCACGGTTTATCTCACCGACCTCGCCGATTTCGAAGTTTTGAATCGAGTTTTCGAGGAGTACTTCGGCCACCACAAGCCGTCGAGATCGACCGTGGGTGTGGCACAGCTTCCAAAGGGATCGCCCGTCGAGGTGGATCTGCTGGCGGTGGTGGGGGACCGGAGGAGCTGATCCCGCCGCTCAGCCTCGGCTCGTGGCCCGGCGTCGGGTAGGCGGGGGATCGTCCGAAGGCTCGCCGTCGATTCGGATCGATCCGGTCAGCGACGCTCGTTCGGCTCCATTGATCACCGTGACGCTGAGCGACGCCGGCTCGGCGTTGGGGGCGACGCGAAAGGTTGCCGCCACCCAGCTCGATCCCCAGGTGAACCCGGAAATGCGTTCGAGATCGGGTGACGCGACCTCGAAGGTCGTCGTGTTGCTCTCGAATCCGTCGCCCCCGACCGCCAGGTTGATCTCGGCACCTGGCTTCACGGTAGCGGCCATCGAATTGAGAGCGAGCTGTCCGGCTCCGGTTTCGAACGTACCGATCCATCGCGGATTGAGAGCCGGAGACACGGCGGCGACGACGATCGGTACGTCGCTGGTCTGTCCGGGTCCGACACGGACTTCGGTCACTTCGAACCGGGTCGTGAATTCGTCCGTTCCGGCGCGCTGCCAGACTCCGGAAAAGTTGCTCCGGCTCACCGGTCCGTCCATCGGCTCGGCGAACAATCGGTACGAGCCGCTTGCCAGAGGCCCGATCGAGTAGGCGCCGTCCTGGCCGGACAGGGTCGTGGCAACGGTATGGCCTCGCGCATCGGTTGCGACGACATGTGCTCCCCAGACTGGCCCGGACGAGCTGCGCACGGTTCCTCGTATGACACCGTCGGCAGTCTTTGCGGAGGTGGAGGGATAGATCGACCGGATTGCGATGACGTCGTCGGTGTCGAGCTTGAGCGGCCGGTCGGTCGCGACGAAGGGAAACATCGCGGAACCGATCACGCCGGAGTGATCGAGCCCGGAGAAGTGACCGATCTCGTGAACGAGAAGCTGCTCGAGTCCGAGACCTGCCGCTTCGCGATCGATCTGGATGTCGGCCTCTTCGACTCGGCCGTCGTCGTCGAACCACGCGGTGGTGAACGCGAGAAAGCCGCTGGTGGCCCGGAGATCGTCGGCGAGGGTGACGAGGTTGACGCCGTCCCGACCGGGTGCGGCGGATGATGGCGTGGCTTCACGGAATCGAAGCCCGGAATCGATCGAGCTCCAGGCGTCGAACGATCGTCGCAGAACGCCGGTATCGGCCGTCAGGTTTGTCGCGGGCGACCAGGGCACCGACGGCTGAGCCCATGAGATGGGCCGGTTCTTGCCATTGATCTCGTAGGTGAGACGGGTTGCGGCGGTGGCGGGCAGGGTCAGAGCGAAAGCGGTCAGTACGAGCAGCCCGGAGGATCGAGAAGATCTCATCTTAGTGTTATTAAGAGTGCAGTCCCCGGGCCAAATTCCCCCGAAGGAAGCCTCCGGGGGGCTTCCCGGTTGTCTGATATACTCCGATCTTCGAGTGGCTTATGTCCACACAGAAGACGGTAAAAATAGAGATTTACGGAGAAACATACAATGTTCGCGGGGAGGGTGATCCGGAATATCTGGCGAGGCTTGGAAAGCTCGTCGATGACCGGATGCACGAGATCGCTTCCCGGCTTTCGACCGTCGACGTGAAGAAACTCGCGATTCTGGCAGCGCTCAATATCGCGGACGAATATTCACGGAAGCGGGACGAGCAGGAAGCGGCCATGGAGCATTGGATGGAACGTACGGAAAAGATGATGATTCAGCTCGATGGCGAGCTGGAGTCATCGAGCGACAAGCGAGTTTGAAGTCGGAGTTCCCTGCGGGGTTCGTGATGAGAAATATCTATTTGAACCAACTCCCGATGAACGGGTATCCGAGTCTGCTGGCCGGTGCAAACCCTCGTGTAGCGAGAGGGGAGCCATGTGATCCGCAGCAGGATTCCCACCTGTTTTACGCAGGTTCAATTAGTCGGCCTCACACGGCTCAGGCGGGGTAACTTCCGGCCTTAAATCGATCCGGATCCATCCAGGCATCCTCCTCCCGTGGGGGTGCAACAGTGAATTCAATCGCCATTGCGATCGCAATTGCAGTCGTAGGCGCAGTCGTACTCGGGTTCCTCTGGCAGCTCGTCAACAGACGACGTATGGAAGTCCTGCTCGAGGAAGCTCGCAGTGACGCACGCCGCATCATCGATGACGCCGAGAAACGGGCCGACGCCCGAGTCAAAGAGGCGACCGTCGAGGCTCGCGAACAACTCCTCCAGTCCCGCGCGGAGTTCGAAAAGGAAAGCCGCGGCACCCGGGACGAGCTCAAGGCCGAGGAGCGCCGCCTCCAGCAGAAGGAGGAGAATCTCGACCGCAAGCTTCGCCAGAGCGAACAGCGCGAATCGGAGCTCGAACAGCGGCAGAACCAGCTCGATGCCCGGGAAGCCGAAGCTGCGAAGAAGCGGCAGGAGCTCGAGAACGCGATCGCCGAGCAGCACCGGAAACTCGAGCAGATCTCCGGACTCACCGTCGATGAAGCCAAGCGTGAGCTCATCCGCGGTATCGAGAGCGAGGCCAGAATCGAGGCGGCCAACATCATCAAGCGGATCGAGACGGAAGCTTCCGAGCTCGGCCACGTCAAGGCTCAGAAGATCATCGGCCAGGCAATTCAGAGGATGGCCTCCGATTACGTCTCCGAAAATACGGTGTCGGTGGTCGATCTCCCCTCGGAAGACATGAA
It encodes the following:
- a CDS encoding RidA family protein, with amino-acid sequence MQYHHTDEAPKAIGPYSQAVSRGMILATSGQIPIDPTTNQMVEGSFEDKARRVFENLAAVLRSAGADFSDVIRATVYLTDLADFEVLNRVFEEYFGHHKPSRSTVGVAQLPKGSPVEVDLLAVVGDRRS
- a CDS encoding cell division protein ZapA, which codes for MSTQKTVKIEIYGETYNVRGEGDPEYLARLGKLVDDRMHEIASRLSTVDVKKLAILAALNIADEYSRKRDEQEAAMEHWMERTEKMMIQLDGELESSSDKRV
- a CDS encoding matrixin family metalloprotease, with the protein product MRSSRSSGLLVLTAFALTLPATAATRLTYEINGKNRPISWAQPSVPWSPATNLTADTGVLRRSFDAWSSIDSGLRFREATPSSAAPGRDGVNLVTLADDLRATSGFLAFTTAWFDDDGRVEEADIQIDREAAGLGLEQLLVHEIGHFSGLDHSGVIGSAMFPFVATDRPLKLDTDDVIAIRSIYPSTSAKTADGVIRGTVRSSSGPVWGAHVVATDARGHTVATTLSGQDGAYSIGPLASGSYRLFAEPMDGPVSRSNFSGVWQRAGTDEFTTRFEVTEVRVGPGQTSDVPIVVAAVSPALNPRWIGTFETGAGQLALNSMAATVKPGAEINLAVGGDGFESNTTTFEVASPDLERISGFTWGSSWVAATFRVAPNAEPASLSVTVINGAERASLTGSIRIDGEPSDDPPPTRRRATSRG